From Alienimonas californiensis, a single genomic window includes:
- a CDS encoding NAD-dependent epimerase/dehydratase family protein, with product MTEIPPLPPDARVLLTGGTGLVGSHVAERLRADGVAVRALCRTPAEAGFLADLGCEVTAGDLSDAASLTAVAKGVTHAVHCAAKVGDWGPVEEYRAVNVGGTRALLDALAAEWGPQPDPSARRLVHVSSLGVYETRDHHGTDESEPVSLKGIDGYTLTKAESELLVLDGPAGVPLVPATAVRPGFVYGVRDRTVLPKLLAKLKSGGFAFLGDGEQLLNNVAAANVADAVVAALTAPNAVGRAYNLTDGRLVTRREFVRVICEAADLPVPTRSVPLPVARGLAATLEGAFRLMGKKHAPLLSSARIKFLGLNLDFNIDRAKDDLNYSGEALFHEVMPDAVAWTQRHAAGERT from the coding sequence GTGACTGAGATCCCCCCCCTCCCGCCGGACGCCCGCGTGCTGTTGACGGGCGGCACGGGGCTGGTCGGCAGTCATGTCGCCGAACGCCTGCGGGCGGACGGCGTGGCTGTCCGAGCGCTCTGCCGCACTCCGGCCGAGGCCGGGTTCCTGGCGGACCTCGGCTGCGAGGTGACGGCGGGGGACCTGTCGGACGCCGCCTCCCTGACGGCCGTCGCCAAGGGCGTCACCCACGCCGTGCACTGCGCCGCGAAGGTGGGCGACTGGGGGCCGGTCGAGGAATACCGGGCCGTGAACGTCGGCGGCACGCGGGCGCTGCTGGACGCCCTCGCCGCGGAATGGGGGCCGCAGCCCGACCCATCCGCCCGGCGGCTGGTGCACGTCTCCTCGCTGGGCGTGTACGAAACGCGGGACCACCACGGCACGGACGAATCCGAGCCGGTCAGTCTGAAGGGCATCGACGGCTACACCCTCACCAAGGCGGAGAGCGAACTGCTGGTCCTCGACGGCCCGGCCGGCGTGCCGCTGGTCCCGGCGACGGCGGTGCGGCCGGGATTCGTCTACGGTGTGCGGGACCGCACCGTCTTGCCGAAGCTGCTCGCCAAGCTGAAAAGCGGCGGGTTCGCGTTCCTCGGCGACGGGGAGCAGCTGCTCAACAACGTCGCCGCGGCGAACGTGGCGGACGCCGTCGTGGCCGCCCTCACCGCCCCGAACGCGGTCGGCCGGGCGTACAACCTGACCGACGGCCGCCTCGTCACCCGGCGGGAGTTCGTCCGGGTCATCTGCGAAGCCGCCGACCTGCCCGTGCCCACCCGCAGCGTGCCGCTGCCGGTCGCCAGAGGCCTCGCGGCCACGCTGGAGGGCGCCTTCCGGCTGATGGGCAAGAAGCACGCCCCCCTGCTGTCGTCGGCCCGGATTAAGTTCCTCGGGCTGAACCTCGACTTCAATATCGACCGGGCCAAGGACGACCTGAACTACAGCGGCGAGGCCCTGTTCCACGAGGTGATGCCGGACGCCGTCGCTTGGACGCAGCGGCATGCCGCCGGCGAGCGGACCTGA
- a CDS encoding glycosyltransferase family 2 protein, with the protein MADRQRVESVIERGGVGAPSVTVVVCTRNRAEGLRRALESLTKLDVAGLRVDVLVVDNGSTDHTAGVVEEVAATSSIPVARVFEPTPGVANARQRGVTETRGDWIAFFDDDQLAEPDWLHNLFALAAAKDAKFVGGRVVLSLPEGHAGRDLAPFTRMLLGASVGMPAACRYDMKTTPGAGNMLVHREVFERVGPFDPALHRGEDTDFYMRAVDAGFAAWYTPDAVVHHCIPADRMNDAYLYRLCDVIGNGTAERDFDRFGRMKLSAVWIARLGQTALSLFPLWAWAKLTEDAEGKRGRRCRLRVARRYLRDTARFVVGLPVETV; encoded by the coding sequence GGGCGGCGTCGGGGCGCCTTCGGTGACGGTCGTCGTCTGCACACGCAATCGGGCGGAGGGGCTGCGGCGGGCGCTGGAGAGCCTGACGAAGCTCGACGTCGCCGGCCTGCGGGTCGACGTGCTCGTGGTCGACAACGGCAGCACGGATCACACCGCCGGGGTGGTGGAGGAGGTCGCGGCGACCTCGTCGATCCCCGTGGCCCGCGTGTTCGAACCGACCCCCGGCGTGGCGAACGCTCGGCAGCGGGGGGTGACGGAGACCCGCGGCGACTGGATCGCCTTCTTCGACGACGACCAACTCGCCGAGCCGGATTGGCTGCACAATCTTTTCGCCCTCGCCGCGGCGAAGGACGCGAAGTTCGTCGGCGGCCGGGTCGTGCTGAGCCTGCCGGAGGGGCACGCCGGCCGAGACCTCGCCCCGTTCACCCGGATGCTGCTGGGGGCGAGCGTCGGCATGCCGGCGGCCTGTCGCTACGACATGAAGACGACGCCCGGTGCCGGGAACATGCTGGTCCACCGCGAGGTGTTCGAGCGGGTGGGACCGTTCGATCCGGCCCTCCATCGCGGTGAAGACACCGATTTCTATATGCGGGCCGTCGATGCGGGCTTCGCCGCCTGGTACACGCCGGACGCCGTCGTGCACCACTGCATCCCGGCGGACCGGATGAACGACGCCTACCTCTATCGGCTGTGCGACGTCATCGGCAACGGCACCGCGGAGCGGGACTTCGATCGCTTCGGCCGCATGAAACTGTCGGCGGTCTGGATCGCCCGCCTGGGACAGACGGCGCTGAGCCTGTTTCCTCTCTGGGCCTGGGCGAAGCTGACCGAAGACGCAGAGGGGAAACGCGGCCGGCGCTGCCGCTTGCGGGTGGCGCGACGGTACCTCCGCGACACGGCCCGCTTCGTCGTTGGGTTGCCGGTCGAGACCGTTTGA
- a CDS encoding enolase C-terminal domain-like protein, with the protein MPPASGPDGVPRLARLTFYHVRVPLRRTVSHASHTRTENDALFVQAETDDGRVGWGEGLPREYVTGETIDSCFAQLLRIAAPPPLLDDAAVVRWLHGPFLPAPSDRSGDGNTVRCAVETAVLAAFAVDPVPHLTRPAGSRSAGAGRVQYGVVLTTGKAWKRRAAALAYRLWGFRDAKLKLGVGDDEVAARQARHWFGPKIALRADANEAWEPAEVAAKCDMLARLGFESVEQPVPRGREHELPRGLALPVVWDESVLCPADAKRLHALDPTCRFNLRLSKNGGLLRLWDVFVWAANRGIPCQLGCMVGEAGLLSAAGRTAAGLAEWTRLEGGYGRHLVAEQFTQEDWTFGRGGWADLPPGGLYPATKVRGDAIQTAAVLSESRTF; encoded by the coding sequence ATGCCGCCGGCGAGCGGACCTGACGGCGTGCCGCGGCTGGCCCGGCTGACGTTCTACCACGTGCGCGTGCCGCTGCGGCGGACGGTGTCGCACGCCTCGCACACGCGGACGGAGAACGACGCGCTGTTCGTGCAGGCGGAGACGGACGACGGCCGCGTCGGCTGGGGCGAAGGCCTGCCGCGGGAATACGTCACTGGCGAGACCATCGACAGTTGCTTCGCCCAGCTCCTCCGAATCGCAGCCCCCCCGCCGCTGCTGGACGACGCGGCGGTCGTTCGCTGGCTGCACGGCCCCTTTCTCCCGGCGCCCAGCGACCGGTCGGGCGACGGCAACACGGTCCGCTGCGCCGTGGAGACCGCCGTGCTGGCGGCGTTCGCGGTCGATCCAGTCCCGCACCTGACGCGGCCGGCCGGCTCGAGGAGCGCGGGCGCCGGCCGGGTGCAGTACGGCGTCGTGCTCACCACCGGCAAGGCGTGGAAGCGGCGGGCGGCGGCGCTGGCCTATCGCTTGTGGGGCTTCCGCGACGCGAAGCTGAAGCTGGGCGTCGGCGACGACGAGGTCGCCGCCCGGCAGGCCCGGCACTGGTTCGGTCCGAAGATCGCGCTGCGGGCCGACGCCAACGAGGCGTGGGAGCCGGCCGAAGTCGCCGCGAAGTGCGACATGTTGGCCCGGTTGGGCTTCGAGAGCGTCGAACAACCCGTCCCCCGTGGCCGGGAGCACGAACTGCCGCGGGGCCTGGCGCTGCCGGTCGTCTGGGACGAATCCGTCCTCTGTCCCGCGGACGCCAAGCGGCTGCACGCCCTCGACCCGACCTGCCGGTTCAACCTGCGGCTCAGCAAGAACGGCGGGTTGCTGCGCCTGTGGGATGTCTTCGTCTGGGCAGCGAACCGCGGAATCCCCTGCCAACTCGGCTGCATGGTGGGCGAAGCGGGCCTGCTGAGCGCCGCCGGCCGGACCGCGGCGGGCCTCGCGGAGTGGACCCGGTTAGAAGGCGGATACGGCCGCCATCTGGTCGCCGAGCAGTTCACGCAGGAGGACTGGACGTTCGGCCGGGGCGGCTGGGCCGACCTGCCGCCCGGCGGGCTCTACCCGGCGACGAAGGTCCGCGGCGACGCGATCCAGACTGCGGCCGTTCTTAGCGAATCGCGGACGTTCTGA
- a CDS encoding GNAT family N-acetyltransferase: MHSALAAGPVVVRRVAELNPAEAAAWDAAVDAAAVPTPYLSRQFAELVDRCRGGVRVALLHRPGDRPGIDAPTGFFPFQTDGRGIGRPVGGGMNDFHGLLAPDDLPVDLPALMAACDLRVWNFDHLLPHPSLADCVERWDRSPYLDLSGGYETYYQARRAAGSRKVKQIARLDRKFDRECGPITFEPHVTDVAVLDELIRWKRAQYAATGVFDMFTLGWPRGLLIELLTANSPRLTGRFSVLYRDGEPVAGDLGMRCGAVLHSWYCAYDDAHAAYGPGHICTLRTAEAAEADGVTRLELGKGPEEYKQSLASDAVAVGEGAIDVRTLAPLARTWRRAYRGAKETVANGPAAEPLRRAVRRVKRLAAAGGF; this comes from the coding sequence ATGCATTCCGCTTTGGCCGCCGGGCCGGTCGTCGTCCGCCGGGTCGCCGAACTGAATCCGGCGGAAGCCGCCGCGTGGGACGCCGCCGTCGACGCCGCGGCCGTGCCCACCCCCTATCTCTCCCGTCAGTTCGCCGAACTGGTGGACCGCTGCCGTGGCGGCGTCCGCGTGGCGCTGCTCCACCGCCCCGGCGACCGGCCCGGCATCGACGCCCCGACGGGTTTCTTCCCCTTTCAGACGGACGGCCGCGGCATCGGCCGGCCGGTCGGCGGCGGGATGAACGACTTTCACGGGTTGCTGGCGCCGGACGATCTGCCGGTCGACCTGCCCGCCCTGATGGCGGCCTGCGATCTGCGGGTCTGGAACTTCGACCACCTCCTCCCCCACCCGTCGCTCGCCGACTGCGTCGAGCGGTGGGATCGCAGTCCGTACTTGGATCTGTCGGGCGGCTACGAGACCTACTACCAGGCCCGGCGGGCCGCGGGCTCGCGGAAGGTGAAGCAGATCGCCCGGCTGGATCGGAAGTTTGACCGGGAGTGCGGCCCGATCACCTTTGAGCCGCACGTGACGGACGTCGCCGTGCTGGACGAGTTGATTCGCTGGAAGCGGGCGCAATACGCGGCGACGGGGGTGTTCGACATGTTCACGCTCGGCTGGCCGCGGGGGCTGCTGATCGAACTGCTGACGGCGAACTCGCCGCGGCTGACGGGGCGGTTCTCCGTGCTGTACCGCGACGGGGAGCCGGTCGCGGGAGACCTCGGCATGCGGTGCGGGGCCGTGCTGCACAGTTGGTACTGCGCCTACGACGACGCCCACGCCGCCTACGGACCCGGGCACATCTGCACGCTGCGCACCGCGGAGGCCGCGGAGGCGGACGGCGTGACCCGCCTGGAACTGGGCAAGGGGCCGGAGGAGTACAAGCAGAGCCTCGCCAGCGACGCGGTCGCGGTCGGCGAGGGGGCGATCGACGTCCGCACCCTCGCCCCGCTGGCTCGCACGTGGCGTCGGGCGTACCGCGGGGCGAAGGAGACCGTCGCGAACGGCCCCGCCGCCGAGCCGCTCCGCCGGGCGGTCCGCCGCGTGAAACGCCTCGCCGCGGCGGGCGGGTTCTGA
- a CDS encoding glycosyltransferase family 2 protein, whose protein sequence is MLDLPLRILALGLLLLWAAPAGAFVVQVLAALLPVRKRPEPSTVARPGGVVLVPAHNEGSLVEGHVAALLPQLGPHDRLVLVADNCSDDTAAAARRGATGADGTVHPRFTLLERNDPDRRGKGYALDFALDRLAAADADGRLPAAVFVLDADCRVSPGGVNRLLGACTATGRPVQARTLCGVDPQTDADAAGLMAVSELGMLFKNFVRPRGAARLGLPCQLMGTGMTLPGAFLDWKRAEAASRGGGVFGGDLAEDMQMGVEATLAGLPPLFLADVHVDSPLPTSLRGFDGQRTRWEQGHLQTLTRGVPRLLKSGVLRDDLRALGLAADLAVPPFSLLVVGWFAVAAVLAFVTWWTGFVAALAVHAAGGAAVAAAVLIGWAVFGRERVPLSALASAPKFVLRKLPIYSRFLSNRIETEWVRTERAAESVTR, encoded by the coding sequence GTGCTTGATCTGCCGCTCCGCATTCTGGCGCTGGGCCTGTTGCTGCTCTGGGCGGCGCCGGCGGGGGCGTTCGTCGTGCAGGTCCTCGCCGCCCTGCTGCCGGTGAGGAAGAGGCCGGAACCGTCGACCGTCGCCCGCCCCGGCGGCGTCGTGCTGGTGCCGGCCCACAACGAGGGCTCGCTTGTCGAGGGGCATGTGGCGGCCCTGCTCCCGCAACTCGGGCCGCACGATCGATTGGTCCTCGTTGCGGATAACTGCTCCGACGACACGGCCGCCGCCGCCCGCCGCGGGGCGACGGGAGCCGACGGGACCGTTCATCCCCGGTTCACCCTGCTGGAACGCAACGATCCCGACCGCCGCGGTAAGGGCTACGCACTGGACTTCGCCCTTGACCGGCTGGCGGCGGCGGACGCCGACGGCCGGTTGCCCGCGGCAGTGTTCGTGCTGGACGCGGACTGCCGAGTCTCCCCCGGCGGGGTGAACCGGCTGTTGGGCGCCTGCACAGCGACCGGCCGGCCGGTGCAGGCCCGGACTTTGTGCGGCGTCGATCCGCAGACCGACGCCGACGCCGCGGGCCTGATGGCGGTCTCCGAACTGGGGATGCTGTTCAAGAACTTCGTGCGGCCACGGGGCGCCGCCCGGCTGGGGCTGCCCTGCCAGTTGATGGGCACCGGCATGACGCTGCCCGGGGCGTTTCTGGATTGGAAACGGGCCGAAGCGGCGTCCCGCGGCGGCGGCGTGTTCGGCGGAGACCTCGCCGAGGACATGCAGATGGGGGTGGAAGCCACGCTCGCCGGCCTGCCGCCGCTGTTTCTGGCGGACGTGCACGTCGACAGCCCGCTGCCGACCAGTCTTCGCGGCTTCGACGGACAGCGCACCCGTTGGGAACAGGGTCACCTGCAAACCCTGACCCGCGGCGTGCCCCGTCTGCTGAAGTCCGGCGTGCTGCGGGACGATTTGCGGGCGCTGGGCCTGGCCGCGGACCTCGCGGTGCCGCCGTTCAGCCTGCTGGTCGTGGGCTGGTTCGCCGTCGCCGCGGTGTTGGCGTTCGTTACCTGGTGGACGGGCTTCGTGGCCGCCCTCGCGGTGCACGCGGCCGGCGGGGCGGCGGTCGCCGCGGCGGTGCTCATCGGCTGGGCAGTCTTCGGCCGGGAGCGGGTGCCGCTGTCGGCGTTGGCCTCCGCGCCGAAGTTCGTGCTCCGCAAGCTGCCGATCTACAGCCGTTTCCTCAGCAATCGGATCGAGACCGAATGGGTCCGCACCGAGCGCGCCGCAGAAAGCGTGACCCGATGA
- a CDS encoding WecB/TagA/CpsF family glycosyltransferase, translating into MSALAAPPAPAPLARPASLPVPAQSRRGDVAPVSLFGLKLDPVTLEGAVDRLHGWIDDWRSAGRPAGAAKVVVTPNVDHLVKLHRTADPATTAAYRAADLTLADGTPVVAASRWFGRPVPERVPGSDLVPSLLASAATERPLTVFLLGAGPGVADVAAANVARDTPHARVVGTHCPPLGFEHDPAANDRILALLDAAQPDVLVVGLGFPKQEKWVHAHRDRLCCGTALCVGATIDFLAGNVRRAPRWLGRVGLEWVFRLGLEPRRLAGRYANDLIQFPRVLWRQWRTGGGA; encoded by the coding sequence ATGAGCGCCCTCGCCGCCCCCCCCGCCCCGGCGCCGCTGGCGCGTCCCGCTTCGCTTCCGGTGCCGGCCCAGTCGCGTCGCGGGGACGTCGCCCCCGTCTCGCTGTTCGGGTTGAAGCTCGATCCGGTCACGTTGGAGGGGGCCGTCGATCGGCTGCACGGCTGGATCGACGACTGGCGCTCCGCCGGCCGCCCGGCCGGAGCGGCGAAGGTGGTGGTCACGCCGAACGTCGATCACCTCGTCAAATTGCACCGCACGGCCGACCCGGCGACGACGGCGGCCTACCGGGCGGCGGACCTGACTCTGGCGGACGGCACGCCGGTCGTCGCCGCCTCCCGCTGGTTCGGTAGGCCGGTGCCCGAACGGGTGCCGGGGTCGGACCTCGTGCCCTCCCTGCTGGCCTCCGCAGCCACGGAGCGTCCGCTGACCGTCTTCCTGCTGGGCGCCGGTCCCGGTGTGGCGGACGTCGCCGCCGCCAACGTCGCCCGGGACACGCCGCACGCCCGGGTCGTGGGCACGCACTGTCCGCCGCTGGGATTCGAGCACGATCCGGCGGCGAACGACCGCATTCTCGCCCTGCTGGACGCGGCGCAGCCGGACGTGCTGGTCGTCGGCCTGGGCTTCCCGAAACAGGAGAAATGGGTGCACGCCCACCGCGATCGCCTGTGCTGCGGCACGGCGCTGTGCGTGGGGGCGACGATCGACTTCCTCGCCGGCAACGTCCGCCGGGCTCCGCGCTGGCTGGGCCGGGTCGGGCTGGAGTGGGTCTTCCGGCTCGGGTTGGAGCCGCGACGTCTCGCGGGGCGGTACGCGAACGACCTGATCCAGTTCCCCCGCGTGCTTTGGCGGCAATGGCGAACGGGCGGGGGGGCGTGA
- a CDS encoding GNAT family N-acetyltransferase yields MPAPSRPPQFLPPHSGRWQVVRPTELTEEDIAAWVRLHRARPELASPYFHPTFTRLVAAARAAHARDDVRVGVQRDEATGEPTAIFPFQPGRWGRATPPGGRLCDFHGLIAAAGHSLTAVDLLRGCGLQSYAFHMLPPGQPAFTPAGDGTEAGWERAGVRINLADGFDAYLARREEAGSKRHRKIAQFRRRMERERGEVSFTWHDLDPEAWERLLRWKRAQYAATGFCDVLAASWVRNLLARCRDAGTADESDFGGVFCTLRAGGEVVAAHLLLRSGPRLHAWFPAYDPAARGLSPGNVLMLELLRHAADCGVAGVDLGAGDEPYKSDFATDRFALLRGAVETPGAATHAVAAARRVRDALKAHPAGAPARLAAAWVRPLRERLSLR; encoded by the coding sequence ATGCCCGCCCCGTCCCGACCGCCGCAGTTCCTGCCGCCGCATTCCGGCAGATGGCAGGTCGTGCGGCCGACGGAGCTGACGGAGGAAGACATTGCCGCGTGGGTCCGGTTACACCGCGCGCGGCCGGAGTTGGCGAGCCCCTATTTTCACCCGACCTTCACCCGGCTGGTCGCCGCGGCCCGGGCGGCTCATGCGCGGGACGACGTGCGGGTGGGGGTGCAGCGGGACGAGGCGACCGGGGAGCCCACGGCAATCTTTCCTTTCCAACCCGGCCGCTGGGGTCGGGCGACGCCGCCGGGCGGACGGCTGTGCGACTTTCACGGCCTGATCGCCGCGGCCGGTCATTCGCTCACTGCCGTCGACCTGCTGCGGGGCTGCGGGCTGCAGTCCTACGCCTTCCACATGCTGCCGCCGGGCCAACCCGCGTTCACCCCCGCGGGCGACGGGACCGAGGCCGGTTGGGAGCGGGCCGGCGTGCGGATCAATCTTGCGGACGGGTTCGACGCGTACCTCGCCCGGCGGGAAGAGGCAGGCTCGAAGCGGCATCGCAAAATTGCCCAGTTCCGACGTCGGATGGAACGGGAACGCGGCGAAGTCTCCTTCACCTGGCACGACCTAGACCCGGAGGCGTGGGAGCGCCTGCTCCGCTGGAAGCGGGCTCAATACGCCGCGACGGGCTTCTGCGACGTGCTCGCCGCCTCGTGGGTGCGCAATCTGCTGGCCCGCTGCCGGGACGCGGGGACCGCGGACGAATCGGACTTCGGCGGCGTGTTCTGCACCCTGCGGGCCGGCGGGGAAGTGGTCGCCGCCCATCTGCTGCTTCGCAGCGGACCGCGGCTGCACGCTTGGTTTCCTGCCTACGACCCGGCCGCCCGCGGGCTGAGCCCAGGAAACGTCTTGATGCTGGAACTGTTGCGTCATGCGGCGGACTGCGGCGTCGCGGGGGTCGATCTCGGCGCCGGGGACGAGCCGTATAAGTCCGATTTCGCAACCGATCGATTCGCCCTGCTCCGCGGGGCAGTGGAGACGCCGGGTGCCGCGACGCACGCCGTCGCCGCGGCCCGCAGGGTTCGAGACGCCCTGAAGGCGCACCCCGCCGGCGCCCCCGCCCGCCTCGCCGCCGCCTGGGTGCGACCGCTGCGGGAACGCCTCTCGCTGCGTTAG